In Ctenopharyngodon idella isolate HZGC_01 chromosome 20, HZGC01, whole genome shotgun sequence, the following proteins share a genomic window:
- the pbk gene encoding lymphokine-activated killer T-cell-originated protein kinase homolog, translating to MEANKESLSAFKTPCKPAKVKSPVSACGTPVTIPASPFMKKLGCGTGVNVYLMNRMGKQTHSPWAIKKINSKCAKSQRNVYQKRLSEEAKILKDLHHPNIVGFRAFTTAKDGSKCLAMEYGGEQSLNDLIEKRREEGLQAFPVATIEKVALHVARGLQYLHNEKKLLHGDMKSCNVVIKGDFDSIKICDVGVSLPLDENMQVSDPKAHYIGTEPWKPKEALEDGIITDKADIFAYGLTLWEMMTLSVPHLEMLDTEGDDDDNDDSFEDDFDEDAYYERLGTRPPLDAATLGGSYQRMVELFCLCTEEDPQKRPSAAHIVQVLESNNQLCDKNSEVIIID from the exons ATGGAGGCCAACAAAGAATCACTTAGTGCCTTTAAGACGCCTTGCAAGCCTGCAAAAGTGAAAAGTCCAG TCAGTGCATGTGGAACCCCAGTCACCATTCCTGCCTCTCCCTTCATGAAGAAGCTCGGCTGTGGGACTGGAGTCAATGTCTATCTAATGAACag GATGGGCAAGCAGACTCATTCGCCATGGGCCATTAAGAAGATCAACAGCAAGTGTGCAAAAAGTCAAAGGAATGTTTATCAGAAGCGTCTGTCCGAGGAGGCAAAGATCTTAAAAGACCTGCACCACCCTAATATTGTTG GCTTCAGAGCTTTTACTACAGCAAAGGATGGCTCTAAGTGTTTAGCAATGGAGTACGGTGGAGAGCAGTCTCTGAATGACCTCATTGAGAAAAGGAGAGAAGAGGGTCTACAGGCATTTCCAGTGGCCACTATTGAAAAAGTGGCTCTTCACGTCGCACGTGGTTTACAG tACCTGCATAATGAGAAAAAGCTTTTGCATGGAGACATGAAATCATGCAATGTTGTCATCAAGGGCGACTTCGATAGCATCAAAATCTGTGATGTTGGTGTGTCACTGCCACTGGATGAAAACATGCAGG TGAGCGATCCAAAGGCCCATTATATTGGGACGGAGCCGTGGAAGCCTAAGGAAGCCTTGGAGGATGGGATTATCACAGACAAAGCTGATATATTTGCGTATGGACTCACGCTGTGGGAGATGATGACACTTTCTGTTCCTCACCTGGAGATGCTGGACACTGagggtgatgatgatgataatg aTGACTCCTTTGAGGATGATTTTGATGAAGATGCATATTACGAGAGGTTGGGAACTCGACCGCCTTTGGACGCAGCCACTCTCGGAGGGTCTTATCAGAGGATGGTGGAGCTCTTCTGTCTCTGTACAGAGGAAGACCCTCAGAAAAGACCCTCTGCAGCTCACATTGTTCAGGTGCTGGAATCCAACAACCAGCTTTGTGACAAAAACAGTGAGGTCATTATAATTGATTAA
- the LOC127502445 gene encoding solute carrier family 35 member D3, with protein MEVCKGRLLGVSVAVAHGFFSGSLNILLKFLITTYSFTYLTLIQCLTSGTAALTLEVLRRLGKIDIPPFSLQLVKVFASVCILSTLQSTLTLWSLRGLSLPMYVVFKRCLPLVTLGIGVCVLKNGIPSPGVITAVLITTGGAALAGAGDLTGDPFGYVTGFLAVIVHASYLVLIQKVSADSDYGPLTAQYTIAVVASPVLFICSIVSMDAIEMWTYEGWKNPYITGIFCTCILIGCAMNFTTLHCTYINSAVTTSFVGVVKSIATITVGMLAFSDVMPTKLFVAGVVVNTIGSITYCAVKYHEAKKKLAYQDMDESTKNEELPGEPYVEPAKPDGDTETVPNGLENVPNGSLVASADGYDQGPIRENKVAESIELDRPGIPSEDPTRQSLSDSYVGVWRSIRTLKFLKKDPLLDNMEVQSP; from the exons ATGGAAGTTTGCAAAGGACGTTTGCTGGGCGTTTCGGTGGCCGTTGCTCATGGATTCTTTTCGGGGTCgctaaatattttgttaaaattccTCATTACGACCTATAGCTTCACGTATCTGACTTTAATTCAGTGTCTGACCAGCGGCACTGCGGCTCTCACATTAGAGGTGCTGAGAAGACTGGGCAAAATAGATATACCACCCTTCAGCCTCCAGTTAGTTAAAGTTTTTGCGAGTGTCTGTATTTTGTCAACTTTACAGTCCACGTTAACCCTCTGGTCTCTCAGAGGACTGAGTTTACCCATGTATGTTGTGTTTAAGCGATGCTTGCCTTTGGTAACGTTAGGGATTGGAGTGTGTGTGCTGAAGAATGGGATCCCATCACCCGGGGTGATAACAGCAGTTCTCATCACAACTGGAGGAGCAGCACTGGCTG GTGCTGGAGATCTAACAGGTGACCCTTTTGGCTACGTGACTGGCTTTTTAGCTGTGATTGTCCACGCTTCCTATTTGGTACTCATCCAAAAAGTGAGTGCAGACAGTGATTATGGGCCACTCACAGCCCAGTACACCATTGCAGTGGTGGCTTCTCCTGTTCTCTTCATCTGTTCCATTGTAAGCATGGATGCCATTGAGATGTGGACATATGAAGGTTGGAAGAACCCGTATATCACAGGAATCTTCTGTACCTGCATCCTCATTGGCTGTGCGATGAACTTTACCACACTGCACTGCACCTATATCAACTCGGCTGTCACCACCAGTTTTGTGGGGGTGGTCAAGAGTATAGCTACTATCACTGTGGGCATGCTGGCATTCAGTGACGTGATGCCAACTAAACTGTTCGTGGCAGGCGTGGTAGTCAACACTATCGGCTCCATCACCTACTGTGCGGTGAAGTATCATGAAGCCAAAAAGAAGCTGGCCTACCAGGATATGGATGAGTCCACTAAAAATGAAGAACTTCCAGGTGAACCTTATGTGGAACCTGCCAAGCCTGATGGAGATACGGAAACTGTTCCAAATGGTCTGGAGAATGTTCCCAATGGCAGCCTGGTGGCATCAGCTGATGGCTATGACCAGGGTCCCATTCGTGAGAATAAAGTGGCAGAGTCCATAGAATTAGATAGACCGGGGATCCCATCAGAGGATCCTACGAGACAATCTCTGAGCGACAGTTATGTAGGGGTCTGGAGATCCATTCGCACCTTAAAGTTCCTTAAGAAAGACCCTTTACTTGATAATATGGAGGTCCAAAGTCCTTGA